The proteins below come from a single Oncorhynchus keta strain PuntledgeMale-10-30-2019 chromosome 32, Oket_V2, whole genome shotgun sequence genomic window:
- the LOC118365518 gene encoding transmembrane protein 205-like translates to MVTEGEPTDLVKVLHLLVLSFAWGMQLWVSFIAGVTLLKQVTLHTFGLVQSKLFPVYFYCLLGSNFVSLAVYAVYHPRELLDWHESLQMALYFVAVIMAGLNAQWFGPSATEVMFKLREVEQEHGLGNQIGIGSQREAYAKLREQDPKYKAYKSTFGHYHGLSILCNLIGFICTTTNIVYTALNLHTI, encoded by the exons ATGGTCACAGAAGGGGAGCCTACAGATTTGGTGAAAGTGCTGCACCTGCTGGTGCTGTCCTTTGCATGGGGAATGCAGTTGTGGGTCTCCTTTATAGCAG GTGTTACACTGTTGAAGCAAGTAACACTGCACACCTTTGGGCTGGTGCAAAGCAAGCTGTTCCCTGTATATTTCTATTGCCTACTGGGCAGCAACTTTGTCAGCCTGGCTGTGTATGCAGTCTACCACCCCAGAGAGCTGCTGGATTGGCACGAAAGCCTGCAG ATGGCTCTGTACTTTGTGGCAGTCATCATGGCAGGTCTAAACGCACAGTGGTTTGGCCCGTCTGCCACAGAGGTCATGTTCAAGCTGCGGGAggtggagcaggagcatggcctgGGGAACCAAATAGGGATAGGGAGCCAGAGGGAAGCCTACGCCAAACTCAGGGAGCAGGACCCCAAGTATAAGGCCTACAAGAGCACCTTTGGCCACTATCATGGCCTGTCCATCCTGTGCAACCTGATTGGGTTTATCTGCACAACCACCAACATAGTGTACACAGCTCTCAATTTACACACCATTTAG
- the LOC118365516 gene encoding uncharacterized protein LOC118365516, with translation MDDKRALCEPPPLPAEVAVGESQESLRDVVERIRSEVETQAKTIDSLCKTLFMHEAERTQNLNTMAVLQSEVHHLAAHVAAQHLEERFEGLRCEVSTELHYLRSLLSHSLCSCPTLQASCSSTHPSDIQRQAAINHISQELYHSRRVLWEQIAELREEIHNIHGLLKKLRDETMRRLTEKYCKDMCLERMIDSYQMKDDALKLQRPQDTLRSNARSDVSELQNKLQTITISKGKAPNKTGRTERIGQRVMPANSDSDEGQSGICAKGMTPKIKEEIDVSARRK, from the exons ATGGACGACAAGAGGGCCTTG TGTGAACCACCGCCCCTTCCTGCTGAAG TAGCAGTAGGTGAATCTCAGGAGTCTCTCCGAGATGTTGTGGAAAGAATTAGGTCAGAGGTTGAAACACAAGCCAAG ACTATTGATTCCCTGTGCAAAACTTTATTCATGCACGAGGCAGAGAGAACCCAGAATCTCAATACCATGGCAGTCCTTCAAT CCGAGGTGCACCATTTGGCTGCACATGTTGCCGCCCAGCACCTTGAGGAGCGTTTTGAGGGCCTACGCTGTGAGGTCTCCACTGAGCTCCACTACTTGCGCAGCCTcctgtcccactctctctgctCCTGTCCTACTCTCCAAGCCTCCTGCTCCAGCACTCACCCCTCAGACATCCAGAGGCAAGCTGCCATCAACCACATCTCTCAGGAACTCTACCACAG TCGAAGAGTCCTGTGGGAGCAGATTGCTGAGCTAAGGGAGGAAATCCACAACATTCATGGCCTGCTTA AAAAACTAAGAGATGAAACTATGCGCAGATTGACAGAGAAATACTGCAAAGATATG TGCTTGGAGAGGATGATTGACAGCTATCAGATGAAGGACGACGCTCTCAAACTGCAGAGGCCTCAGGACACGCTCAGGTCAAATGCAAG GTCAGATGTTTCTGAGTTACAGAATAAGCTTCAGACTATAACAATATCGAAAGGCAAGGCTCCCAATAAAACAG GCCGAACTGAACGAATAGGACAGAGGGTTATGCCAGCCAATTCAGATTCAGATGAAGGGCAAAGTGGAATATGTGCTAAAGGAATGACACCAAAGATCAAAGAGGAAATCGATGTGTCTGCCAG AAGGAAATAA
- the LOC118365519 gene encoding transcription elongation factor 1 homolog produces MTTLKNALIFQSDERIQNNFRIQFLFVSVITWVIYLIYTSTMGRRKSKRKPPPKKKLTGNLDTQFTCPFCNHEKSCDVKMERTRNTGIISCTVCLEEFQTPITYLSEPVDVYSDWIDACEAANQ; encoded by the exons ATGACAACACTAAAAAACGCCTTAATCTTCCAATCAGATGAAAGAATTCAGAATAATTTCCGGATACAATTTCTATTTGTTAGCGTCATTACTTGGGTCATTTATCTG ATTTATACATCGACAATGGGACGCAGAAAATCAAAGAGGAAGCCACCTCCCAAAAAGAAACTGACTGGTAACTTGGACACCCAATTCACCTGTCCCTTTTGTAACCACGAGAAGTCCTGTGATGTCAAAAT GGAACGCACTCGAAACACAGGAATAATATCATGTACCGTCTGCTTGGAAGAATTCCAGACTCCCATTACTT ATCTTTCAGAACCAGTGGATGTTTATAGTGATTGGATAGATGCTTGCGAAGCAGCCAATCAGTAG
- the LOC118365515 gene encoding calponin-1-like: MSKNFKSGPSFGLSAEVKSKLAQKYDPQKEEELRLWIQDVTGKKIADPFMENLKDGVILCELINTLQPGSVRKINTSPQNWHQLENIGNFVRAITVYGMKPYDLFEANDLFENTNYTQVQSTLITLAGIAQSKGFHSKHDMGVKYATAHQRRFAPDMLKEGRNVIGLQMGTNKLASQKGMTSYGTRRHLYDPRGGMENPLDQSTISLQMGTNKGANQSGMTAPGTRRHIYDKSLGLEECDTSTVSLQMGTNKMASQQGMTTYGLPRQVYDNKYCSNPDEFVNNGESAEFDGTMYYD, encoded by the exons ATGTCAAAGAATTTCAAAAGTGGACCATCCTTCGGACTTTCTGCCGAGGTCAAAAGTAAG TTGGCCCAGAAGTATGACCCCcagaaggaggaggagctgaggcTGTGGATCCAGGATGTAACAGGCAAGAAGATCGCTGATCCTTTCATGGAGAACCTAAAGGATGGGGTCATCTTGTGCGA ACTTATCAACACACTTCAGCCAGGATCTGTGAGAAAGATTAACACTTCCCCTCAAAACTGGCATCAG CTGGAAAACATTGGCAATTTTGTCCGAGCCATCACAGTTTATGGTATGAAGCCATACGATTTGTTTGAGGCCAACGACCTGTTTGAGAATACCAACTACACCCAGGTCCAGAGCACGCTCATCACCCTGGCTGGAATT GCCCAGTCCAAAGGTTTCCACTCCAAGCATGACATGGGAGTGAAGTATGCAACAGCACACCAGCGCCGTTTTGCCCCAGACATGCTGAAGGAAGGGCGCAATGTCATCGGCCTGCAG ATGGGTACCAACAAACTTGCCAGCCAGAAGGGCATGACATCTTATGGCACGCGGCGTCACCTGTATGACCCGAGGGGGGGAATGGAGAACCCTCTGGATCAGTCCACCATCAGCCTCCAGATGGGCACCAATAAGGGTGCCAACCAG tctggCATGACGGCCCCTGGCACCAGGAGACACATCTATGACAAGAGTCTGGGCTTGGAGGAATGCGACACCTCCACCGTTTCACTGCAGATGGGCACCAACAAGATGGCGTCCCAGCAGGGCATGACCACATACGGCCTCCCTCGGCAGGTCTACGACAACAAGTACTGCTCCAACCCTGATGAATTCGTCAACAACGGAGAGAGCGCTGAGTTTGACGGTACTATGTACTATGACTAA